A window of the Microvirga terrae genome harbors these coding sequences:
- a CDS encoding AraC family transcriptional regulator — protein MPVDPLSDVLALIRPRGSVSAGFEAGGDWAVRFADQHARIKCYAVTRGACWLAVEGTAETALIRAGDCFILPSGRPFRIGSDLDRPPIDAATIFPPPRDGGVVTVNGGDAFALVGSRFAVEGRHASMLLAALPALIHIRRESDQEALRWSVERMMQEIREGQPGSALVAQHLAHMMLVQALRLHLAEAPPTRVGWFFALGDPRLSAAMAAMHGDPAHRWTLRELGRLSGMSRSSFALAFRERVGETPMAYLTRWRMLLAAERLSASDPIALIAPSLGYESEGAFSAAFKRVMGRSPRAFGNRQDGTARPPPGINGVLTRLPDSAGLVKAKEKP, from the coding sequence ATGCCCGTCGATCCTCTCTCCGACGTGTTGGCGCTCATCAGGCCGCGAGGCTCCGTCTCGGCGGGCTTCGAGGCCGGCGGCGATTGGGCGGTTCGCTTCGCCGACCAGCACGCCCGCATCAAATGCTACGCGGTCACCCGGGGCGCGTGCTGGCTCGCCGTCGAGGGCACGGCGGAGACGGCTCTGATCCGGGCCGGCGACTGCTTCATCCTGCCGAGCGGTCGGCCGTTCCGGATCGGGAGCGACCTCGATCGACCGCCGATCGACGCTGCCACCATCTTCCCGCCCCCGCGGGATGGGGGCGTCGTCACCGTGAACGGCGGCGACGCCTTCGCTCTCGTGGGCAGCCGCTTCGCCGTCGAGGGGCGTCACGCGTCCATGCTGCTCGCCGCCCTGCCGGCGCTCATCCACATCCGGCGCGAGAGCGACCAGGAGGCGCTGCGCTGGTCGGTGGAGCGCATGATGCAGGAGATCCGCGAGGGCCAGCCCGGCAGCGCCCTGGTGGCGCAGCATCTCGCCCACATGATGCTCGTCCAGGCGCTGCGGCTGCATCTCGCGGAGGCTCCGCCGACGCGCGTCGGGTGGTTCTTCGCCCTCGGCGATCCGCGCCTGTCGGCCGCGATGGCCGCCATGCACGGCGATCCGGCGCATCGCTGGACGCTGCGGGAGCTCGGACGGCTCTCCGGGATGTCGCGATCCAGCTTCGCCCTCGCGTTCCGCGAACGGGTCGGGGAAACCCCGATGGCCTATCTGACCCGGTGGCGGATGCTGCTCGCGGCCGAGCGGTTGTCGGCGAGCGATCCGATCGCCCTGATCGCCCCGAGCCTCGGCTATGAATCCGAGGGCGCGTTCAGCGCCGCGTTCAAGCGTGTCATGGGCCGGTCGCCGCGCGCCTTCGGCAACCGGCAGGACGGGACGGCCCGGCCGCCGCCCGGCATTAACGGGGTGCTTACCCGCCTGCCCGATAGTGCCGGTCTGGTGAAGGCAAAGGAGAAGCCATGA
- a CDS encoding cold-shock protein produces MITGTVKFYNDQKGFGFIQPDDGSKDVFVHATALERAGIRGLREGQKVSFDTAEDRRSGKVAVNNIQA; encoded by the coding sequence ATGATTACGGGCACCGTGAAGTTCTACAACGACCAGAAGGGCTTCGGCTTCATCCAGCCGGACGACGGCAGCAAGGACGTGTTCGTCCACGCCACCGCGCTTGAGCGCGCCGGCATCCGCGGCCTGCGCGAGGGCCAGAAGGTCTCCTTCGACACCGCCGAGGACCGCCGCTCCGGCAAAGTCGCCGTCAACAACATCCAGGCCTGA
- a CDS encoding aminoglycoside phosphotransferase family protein has translation MMHDDQIHIDVDTVRGLVADQFPEYRHERIVQLGSAGTDNAIFRIGSGVAARFPLRAMNPLECAEMLRREAAAMTEFAQHSPYATPRPLGLGRPSALYPIAWAVQGWIDGETATPDGLAASAAFALDIADLIASLRAADTRGRRFDGPGRGGNLPDHDDWMDVCFRNSGALLDVARLRGMWARLRELPPSGPDVMSHRDLIPANLLVRDGRLAGVLDAGGFGPADPALDLVAAWHLLDRDRRDIVRSRLGSDDIEWARGAAWAFQQAMGLVWYYQRTHPGMSTLGRSTLSRLLDDPVV, from the coding sequence ATGATGCACGACGATCAGATTCATATCGACGTTGATACCGTTCGTGGATTGGTCGCCGATCAGTTTCCCGAGTATCGTCATGAACGGATCGTGCAACTCGGATCGGCCGGCACCGACAATGCCATCTTCCGCATTGGATCGGGTGTCGCGGCACGGTTCCCCCTGCGCGCCATGAACCCGCTCGAATGCGCCGAGATGCTGCGCCGGGAAGCGGCAGCCATGACCGAGTTCGCGCAGCATTCTCCCTATGCGACTCCTCGACCGCTGGGGCTCGGTCGACCCAGCGCGCTCTATCCGATAGCCTGGGCGGTGCAGGGTTGGATCGACGGCGAGACGGCCACGCCGGACGGACTTGCGGCGTCCGCGGCATTCGCCCTCGACATCGCCGACCTGATCGCGTCTTTGCGCGCAGCGGACACCCGTGGCCGCCGCTTCGACGGACCAGGGAGAGGTGGCAACCTTCCCGATCACGACGACTGGATGGACGTCTGCTTCAGGAACAGCGGCGCCCTTCTGGACGTCGCTCGCCTGCGTGGCATGTGGGCCCGGCTGCGGGAGCTGCCGCCATCCGGGCCCGACGTCATGAGCCATCGGGATCTCATTCCGGCCAATCTTCTCGTGCGCGACGGGCGTCTCGCGGGTGTGCTCGATGCCGGCGGCTTCGGGCCGGCGGATCCGGCGTTGGATCTCGTGGCTGCGTGGCATCTTCTCGATCGGGACCGCAGGGACATCGTGCGGTCCCGTCTCGGATCGGACGACATCGAGTGGGCGCGCGGAGCAGCATGGGCGTTCCAGCAGGCGATGGGGCTGGTCTGGTACTATCAGCGGACCCATCCGGGGATGAGCACCCTGGGACGAAGCACACTCTCCCGCCTGCTCGACGACCCTGTCGTCTGA
- a CDS encoding alpha/beta fold hydrolase translates to MLRFVISALGAAAIALPAAAQMPFPAEIRTQEITTNGATIHVRVGGTGPAVVLLHGYGETGDMWAPLAQDLVRDHTVVVPDLRGLGLSSKPDAGFDKKTQAGDVAGVLDALRIDRADLVTHDIGNMVGYAFAVQHPDRVRRFVLIDAPLPGIGPWEEVLKNPLLWHFRFGGPDMERLVAGRERIYLDRFWNEFSATPSRFSEAARDHYAKLYALPGAMHSGFAQFAAFDQDAVDNKAFLAAKGKLGMPVLAIGGEKSFGPMMASVMRFAASDVTEGIIPDSGHWIMEENPTATSAMVRSFLTSN, encoded by the coding sequence ATGCTCAGGTTCGTCATCAGTGCTCTGGGAGCCGCCGCCATCGCCCTGCCGGCTGCTGCGCAGATGCCCTTCCCGGCCGAAATCCGGACACAGGAGATCACCACCAACGGCGCCACAATCCATGTCCGCGTCGGCGGCACGGGCCCGGCCGTGGTTCTGCTGCACGGCTATGGCGAAACCGGCGACATGTGGGCGCCCCTGGCCCAGGATCTTGTCCGCGATCACACGGTCGTGGTTCCAGACCTGCGCGGCCTGGGGCTTTCCTCGAAGCCGGACGCGGGGTTCGACAAGAAGACGCAAGCCGGCGACGTGGCAGGCGTTCTCGACGCGCTCAGGATCGATCGCGCCGATCTGGTCACGCACGACATCGGGAACATGGTCGGCTACGCCTTCGCCGTCCAGCACCCGGACCGGGTGAGGCGCTTTGTTCTGATCGATGCTCCCTTGCCGGGCATCGGCCCGTGGGAAGAAGTCCTGAAGAACCCGCTGCTGTGGCATTTCCGCTTTGGAGGCCCCGACATGGAGCGCCTTGTTGCCGGTCGCGAGCGCATCTATCTCGATCGCTTCTGGAACGAGTTCTCGGCCACGCCCAGCCGCTTCTCCGAGGCCGCACGGGACCATTATGCGAAACTATACGCCCTGCCGGGCGCCATGCACTCGGGTTTCGCCCAGTTTGCCGCGTTCGATCAGGATGCCGTCGATAACAAGGCCTTCCTCGCGGCCAAGGGAAAGCTCGGGATGCCGGTGCTGGCGATCGGGGGCGAGAAATCGTTTGGCCCGATGATGGCGTCCGTGATGCGGTTTGCCGCCAGTGACGTGACCGAGGGGATCATTCCCGACTCAGGCCATTGGATCATGGAAGAAAACCCGACGGCGACGAGCGCCATGGTTCGCTCCTTCCTGACGTCCAACTGA
- a CDS encoding NAD(P)H-binding protein encodes MIVVTTPTGSIGRQVLARLLQAGERVRVIARDPSRLPRETLARIEVVEGSHGEADVVDRAFDGADAVFWLPPPNPHAESLDAVYADFARPACEAFRTHGVGHVVGISALGRGTPMADRAGLVTASLAMDDLIAGTGVNYRALTMPSFMDNLLRQVAPIRDRGEFFSPVPGDRKAPVCATRDIADAAADLLMDRRWSGQGHRAVLGPEDLSQNDMARIMSEMLGKPVVHRPVPIEAFKAQLSAAGLSPAFVEGYAAMMTAKAEGLDNAEPRTPETTTPTTFRQWCADVLRPAVMGRG; translated from the coding sequence ATGATCGTTGTCACAACGCCCACCGGGTCCATCGGCCGCCAGGTCCTGGCGCGGCTGCTCCAGGCGGGAGAACGCGTCCGCGTCATCGCGCGCGATCCGTCGCGCCTGCCCCGGGAGACGCTCGCGCGGATCGAGGTCGTCGAGGGCTCGCACGGCGAGGCGGACGTGGTGGACCGCGCCTTCGACGGCGCGGACGCGGTGTTCTGGCTTCCTCCGCCCAACCCGCATGCCGAGAGCCTAGACGCGGTCTATGCCGACTTCGCCCGTCCGGCCTGCGAGGCGTTCAGGACGCACGGCGTCGGCCATGTGGTGGGGATCTCGGCCCTGGGCCGGGGCACCCCGATGGCGGACCGCGCCGGGCTCGTCACCGCGTCGCTCGCCATGGACGACCTGATCGCCGGCACGGGCGTGAACTATCGTGCTCTGACGATGCCGTCCTTCATGGATAACCTGCTGCGTCAGGTGGCGCCGATCCGCGACCGGGGCGAGTTCTTCTCGCCGGTTCCGGGCGACCGGAAGGCCCCCGTCTGCGCCACCCGCGACATCGCCGACGCGGCGGCCGACCTTCTGATGGACCGGCGCTGGAGCGGCCAGGGACATCGGGCGGTGCTCGGCCCGGAGGACCTCTCCCAGAACGACATGGCGCGGATCATGTCGGAGATGCTCGGCAAGCCGGTCGTTCATCGCCCGGTTCCGATCGAGGCCTTCAAGGCTCAGCTCTCGGCCGCGGGCCTGTCGCCGGCCTTCGTGGAGGGCTATGCCGCCATGATGACAGCCAAGGCCGAGGGGCTGGACAACGCCGAACCGCGCACGCCCGAGACCACCACGCCCACCACCTTCCGGCAATGGTGCGCGGACGTGTTGCGGCCGGCGGTCATGGGTCGGGGCTGA
- a CDS encoding PLP-dependent cysteine synthase family protein gives MDNPKPQTRTTDGRGRLFDSIVDTIGDTPCIRVNHLAPAHVTLYVKAEFFNPAASVKDRLAIGIIEAAERSGALKPGQTVVEATSGNTGIGLAMVCAQKGYPLVVTMADSFSVERRKLMRMLGAKVVLTPRAAKGFGMYQKAVELAEANGWFLARQFETQANADIHEATTAREILGDFKGRRLDYFVTGYGTGGTVTGVGRVLRRERPETKIILSEPANAQLIGSGRAQGRAENGAPAESHPAFEPHPIQGWTPDFIPFVLQEAIDRKFYDELIPVAGAEGMKWARMLAQKEGIFTGVSGGSTVAVAMQVAERAPEGSVILAMLPDTGERYLSTPLFEAIPEDMTDEEAALSRSTPGFQMG, from the coding sequence ATGGACAACCCGAAGCCTCAGACCAGGACGACCGACGGCCGCGGACGGCTGTTCGACAGCATCGTCGACACGATCGGCGATACGCCCTGCATCCGCGTCAACCATCTCGCGCCCGCGCATGTCACGCTCTACGTCAAGGCCGAGTTCTTCAACCCCGCCGCCTCGGTCAAGGACCGGCTCGCCATCGGGATCATCGAGGCGGCCGAGCGATCCGGCGCGCTCAAGCCCGGCCAGACCGTCGTCGAGGCGACGAGCGGCAACACGGGCATCGGGCTCGCGATGGTCTGCGCCCAGAAGGGCTATCCGCTCGTCGTCACCATGGCGGACAGCTTCTCGGTCGAGCGGCGCAAGCTGATGCGCATGCTCGGCGCCAAGGTGGTCCTGACCCCGCGCGCCGCCAAGGGTTTCGGCATGTACCAGAAGGCCGTGGAGCTCGCGGAGGCGAACGGCTGGTTCCTCGCCCGGCAGTTCGAGACGCAGGCCAACGCCGACATCCACGAGGCGACGACCGCGCGCGAGATCCTCGGCGATTTCAAGGGCCGGCGGCTCGATTATTTCGTCACCGGCTACGGCACGGGCGGCACCGTCACGGGCGTCGGCCGGGTGCTGCGCCGGGAGCGGCCCGAGACCAAGATCATCCTGAGCGAGCCGGCGAACGCCCAGCTCATCGGCAGCGGCCGGGCTCAGGGCCGGGCCGAGAACGGCGCCCCGGCCGAGAGCCACCCGGCCTTCGAGCCGCACCCGATCCAGGGCTGGACGCCCGACTTCATCCCGTTCGTGCTCCAGGAGGCGATCGACCGGAAGTTCTACGACGAGCTGATCCCGGTGGCCGGCGCCGAAGGCATGAAATGGGCCAGGATGCTCGCCCAGAAGGAGGGCATCTTCACCGGCGTCTCCGGGGGCTCCACCGTCGCGGTCGCCATGCAGGTGGCCGAGCGGGCCCCCGAGGGATCGGTGATCCTCGCCATGCTGCCCGACACCGGCGAGCGCTACCTCTCGACCCCGCTCTTCGAGGCGATCCCCGAGGACATGACCGACGAGGAAGCCGCCCTGTCGCGCTCGACCCCGGGCTTCCAGATGGGCTGA
- a CDS encoding DUF2312 domain-containing protein — MSDVVGIPGNRIRSFVERIEQIENEIKDLNEAKKEVFSEAKGEGFDVKILKEIIKLRKQDQDERDEHDSLLDVYMRAMDEAGPEPVAAAA, encoded by the coding sequence ATGAGTGACGTCGTTGGAATTCCGGGCAATCGGATCCGCTCGTTCGTGGAGCGCATCGAGCAGATCGAGAACGAGATCAAGGACCTGAACGAGGCCAAGAAGGAGGTCTTCTCCGAGGCCAAGGGCGAGGGCTTCGACGTGAAGATCCTCAAGGAGATCATCAAGCTGCGCAAGCAGGACCAGGACGAGCGCGACGAGCACGACAGCCTGCTCGACGTCTACATGCGGGCCATGGACGAGGCCGGCCCCGAGCCGGTCGCCGCGGCGGCCTGA
- the rpsU gene encoding 30S ribosomal protein S21 translates to MQVFVRDNNVDQALRALKRKLQREGVFREMKARKSYEKPSERKIREKAEAVRRARKLARKQAIREGLIAAPKRPARPGRGTAGPARPAAPAPKPAE, encoded by the coding sequence TTGCAGGTTTTCGTCAGGGACAACAACGTCGACCAGGCCCTTCGGGCGCTCAAGAGGAAGCTGCAGCGGGAAGGCGTCTTCCGCGAGATGAAGGCGCGGAAATCCTACGAGAAGCCCTCCGAGCGCAAGATCCGCGAGAAGGCGGAAGCGGTCCGCCGGGCGCGCAAGCTCGCCCGCAAGCAGGCCATCCGTGAGGGATTGATCGCCGCCCCCAAGCGTCCCGCCCGGCCCGGGCGCGGAACCGCCGGTCCTGCACGTCCCGCTGCGCCGGCTCCGAAGCCTGCCGAGTAA
- a CDS encoding LysR family transcriptional regulator produces MMKLDGIATFVAVAEAGSISEAARRLRLSKSVVSDRLVELERSLGVRLVHRSTRRLSLTEDGITFRERASRIAHEVEEAMAEMAQRSGALVGPLRISAPVTFGRMHLGPAVYPFLARHPGIELTLDLDDRRVDVSAEGYDAVVRHGPLMDSRLVAWRLAPSRRVLVASPDYLARHGTPSAAGDLEGHAGIFYTNRGVDDWRFPGPTGATILRGRVALRVNNGDMMRDAALSGIGIALLPTFIVGPDIAKGRLQVVDVGLRSAPEFIYVAHQEGRRPSAKLRAFAECLREAFGEPPYWER; encoded by the coding sequence ATGATGAAGCTCGATGGCATCGCCACCTTCGTGGCGGTCGCGGAGGCCGGCTCGATCAGCGAGGCGGCGCGCCGTCTAAGACTGTCGAAATCCGTGGTCAGCGACCGCCTGGTCGAACTCGAGCGCAGCCTCGGCGTGAGGCTCGTGCATCGGAGCACCCGTCGGCTGAGCCTGACGGAGGATGGGATCACGTTCCGCGAGAGGGCGTCCCGCATTGCCCACGAGGTCGAGGAAGCGATGGCGGAAATGGCCCAGCGCAGCGGCGCTCTGGTCGGGCCCCTGCGCATCTCCGCGCCTGTGACATTCGGCCGAATGCATCTCGGGCCGGCGGTGTATCCGTTTCTCGCCCGGCATCCCGGCATCGAGCTGACGCTCGACCTCGACGACCGGCGGGTGGATGTTTCCGCGGAAGGTTACGATGCCGTGGTCCGGCACGGTCCGCTCATGGATTCCCGGCTGGTCGCCTGGCGGCTGGCGCCAAGCCGGCGGGTTCTCGTCGCGTCGCCGGATTACCTGGCCCGGCACGGGACGCCCAGCGCGGCCGGCGACCTGGAGGGTCATGCCGGGATCTTCTACACCAACCGGGGTGTCGACGACTGGCGGTTCCCCGGCCCGACCGGGGCGACCATCCTCCGCGGCCGGGTGGCCCTGCGCGTCAACAACGGCGACATGATGCGGGACGCCGCGCTGTCCGGGATCGGCATCGCCCTCCTGCCGACCTTCATCGTCGGTCCCGACATCGCGAAGGGCCGCCTTCAGGTCGTCGATGTGGGGCTCCGGTCCGCTCCGGAATTCATCTATGTGGCCCATCAGGAGGGCCGGCGGCCTTCGGCGAAATTGAGGGCTTTCGCCGAGTGCCTGCGTGAGGCGTTCGGAGAGCCGCCGTATTGGGAGCGGTGA